One stretch of Vulpes lagopus strain Blue_001 chromosome 12, ASM1834538v1, whole genome shotgun sequence DNA includes these proteins:
- the LOC121472898 gene encoding ubiquitin-conjugating enzyme E2 L3, whose protein sequence is MAASRRLMKELEEIRKCGMKNFRNIQVDEANLLTWQGLIVPDNPPYDKGTFRIEINFPAEYPFKPPKITFKTKIYHPNIDEKGQVCLPVISAENWKPATKTDQVIQSLIALVNDPQPEHPLRADLAEEYSKDRKKFCKNAEEFTKKYGEKRPVD, encoded by the coding sequence ATGGCGGCCAGCAGGAGGCTGATGAAGGAGCTTGAAGAAATCCGCAAATGTGGAATGAAAAACTTCCGTAACATCCAGGTTGATGAAGCTAATTTATTGACTTGGCAAGGGCTTATTGTTCCTGACAACCCTCCATATGATAAGGGGACCTTCAGAATCGAAATCAACTTTCCAGCAGAGTACCCATTCAAACCACCGAAGatcacatttaaaacaaagatctATCATCCGAACATTGATGAAAAGGGGCAGGTCTGTCTGCCAGTAATTAGTGCTGAAAACTGGAAGCCAGCAACCAAAACCGACCAAGTAATCCAGTCCCTCATAGCACTGGTGAACGACCCCCAGCCCGAGCACCCACTTCGGGCTGACCTAGCTGAAGAATACTCTAAGGACCGTAAAAAATTCTGTAAGAACGCTGAAGAGTTTACAAAGAAATACGGGGAGAAGCGACCTGTGGACTAA